ATCtaacatccactccaacctctgtTTACAATTTCTTTGCTTTTCTCGTGAAATCAAACACTCCTTGCTAAtcctataggattcaagtgggcatgATACTTCAATCCTATACTTTTTCTATTCCTATGTTTTCAAAATTCTGCGAATCAAAAAGGCCCTGAAAAGGAGGAGCTGGTTAGCCTGGGAGTACAAGGACGCTGCCGACACGATGCGGATCCGTCCCGGTCTCGCCAACATCCTATATGCCATTTTAATTCTCTACAGCAATCTCTTGAGTTGATTTGCATGATGACGACAAATGATTAACAAAGAATAAAGCGATTGCTCATGAACGCAACAAAAGGATGTTTTCCGATGGATTATATCATTGCGCTACCAGTAGAGTTTAGAAGACCTATTGGACTGTACTCTGACATCTACGATGCACATCTAGAGTCAGAACTCAGGAGCAGGCTGCAGTTCAAAGACTCGCCTAAATTGATCTAACTTTCAATGGAATTTGGCTACCCACATCCGTACCAAAATGATAGAACATTATCAGCCTTGTTTCAACGGTGCTCATCTCCTAACTTAAGCTACAACATGCTTGCTACCCATGGAACACCTCCTGAGTTTCGGACCTGTACACAGCGTCAGCTCTTGTTCTGCAGTCTGGCCTGATCTTGCAGAAACAGCAGCTGAAGAGTCCCTTGCGAGACCGCGGAGCTCTGTGCTTGTCGCGCGGCTGGGACTTCCGGGAGGGGGCGCACGCACCACACGGTAGAATCTCAGAGAAACAGCCACCGCGGCGACGACCTTTGAGTTCGTCGACCTTTGGTGTGCGCTCTCCAGCTCTCGAGGCGACAATCCCTGTGGTGGATGCTTCAGGAATGACAGAGATCTTCTGGTAGCTCAGGATCCTTGACTCCGCATCTCCCGCGTCGCTATCTGCACCGTGAAGGCATCCCAGGATGTGAGATGCTTTCTCCTTGGGTTGTTGTCCTGGGAGCGGTGGCAAAGGGCACTCCCTTCTGGATGAAGCTACGGTTCTGCAGTCTGTGGCGACTGGATTCTGCGCCTGTTGATCTTCTCTGGATTGCATGACCAGGCTGACCGACGAATTCTTGGAAACAGTCCTATTGCTGATGGAGATTGGAGAAAGATTGATCCTAATGTCCACATTGCACTTGAGCAAATTCTGCAGAGAAACCACAAGTGGCATCCAGAAGCTCTCTGATGTTGGCACCTCCTCAGGATGACAGAATTGTAACTCAGCAACCGCCACACCTGCAATCCGAAAATAAATAGAATGAAAATCTGACTTGAAACATCCTCAGCGGGCATGCAATGATGCTTATATAATATGTCACCATTGCTGACTGCTCACACTGTGCCAATTGCTGCAGAAGATCAGAACTCTGAGCATAGTGCACGCGTTAAAAGAAACAGGGACTGTGGCCATGATGTACCATCTGATGGTGAACAATAACTTATTTTGGCAGGTGCGAACATTTGCTACATGATACATTGTTCAGTATGTGTTTTTTGGAATGCGGCATTGAGCAACTGGCTGGATAAAGATGTAGTATAACGGATGAACGGGAAAGAAGGGCTATATGAAGCAGGGACATGACTTCATAAGATAGAATGACAAATGAATCTTCCTTCGAAAGAAAGTAAAAGTTCAAACACACAGTTATATTAATTACCTTGGGTTGTGTACAGGGATGACAACTTTCCATCTTTCTGTAACAGATTATGAAGTGACTTAGATGTGCAGTTTTCAAGAGCCTTCATCCATATCGTCTCCAGTACATCTGGATCTCCTAAATTCATATCCAGACATCCGAGTTTGTTCTGGTAGCACAGATGAGAACTGGTCTCTAAGCTTTCATCTTTCAGGGCAGCAGCCCCGTCGTCTGCATAATTAATAGCATGATTGTCAGAAAAATAGACACCTGTAATCAGAGATTTGTTTCATAATGATATTTGATATATGAAACAATTTGAGATATTCGGCATTAATGCAGCATGCCTTTTTCAGATGGAGAATACGGGGTACCTGTTTGACTCTCTGTGAACATGCTTGAAACTGCAGTATCATCCAGGGCTTCTAGGCAGTAAGGCTCTCTCATATTGAACTGTAACAGAGCGGCGGTGAGCCAAGTGGACTGGTTCTTTGTGGTTTTCAATTGCTTTTCGGTTTCAGAAAGTATTTCCAGCGCATTCCGAAGTTTGTGCACGTCCACCTCAGCAGCTGAGAAGTTGCACAGACAGGGTTAGATGGATATGGAAATAATAGATCCATGTACACTGTAAGCTTGCATACACACATAGGGATAGTGCTATAAATCATCAACAAAATTGCAGATTTGTGTGCCGCTACGTCTCATGTAGCTCGCACAACTTTAAAGTTTGCCTAGGAAGGGAAGTGGACGTACATGTATTTTTTCCAGTAACTTTCCTAACTTCTGAAGAATCTGAGGGGTGCTTCGCAGCTAAGATATCCATGATAAGATTTGCAAGCTGAGCCAATAGCTGCATGGGATCGACCTTTGAACTCAAAAGCTCCCTAGCCCTCCGGACAATGGTAGCAGCATCTGATGACATAGACAGATTAAGAAGATCAAGCAACTCTTCATCTGAGACATCACCTATCTGCCAAAATATAATTGGAGGTTATTTATAGGTTGAAAGAAGAAAAAAGGATAACATATTTTCTGATGATATATTATAAAGTTAGAAAGCTCGAGTAAATCAACTTACTAGGTCGTATGTTACTGATTTGCTGATCCTTTTTCCGAGCAGAGTTAGTTGGTCAAGCATTTGAACTGCATCCCGAATGGAACCACTTGCCTTGCGAGCAAGAAGCTCCAGCGCTTCAGCTTCGAACTCCATACCTTCTTTTGTGCAAATCTTGCTCAACCGGCGGACAATCTCTGCATCGTCTATCTTGCAAAACCTATAGCTCTGGCACCATCCAGCGGAGTTGCTTGGTAGTTTATCGATGTCGGATGTTATCATGACAAATATTGAGCTTGCAGGGATCCCTTCAAGGCTACTGTAGATGGAGTACCATCCCTCCTTGTCCATATGTTGGCAATCATCTACAATAAGTACCTTGAAGTGCGAAGAAGCAGGAATTTCACAGGCATTCCTGAGCAAGACAGCAACTCTAGATTTGCAATCCAGTTTGGAAGCATCAACCTCTACCACACTGCTGCTGTTTCCTGAGAATATGGCCACGCATTCCTCGCAGTGCCCACAAGGTTGGTTCCCACCTGGAGAGAGGCAATTCAGCGCCGCTGCAAATACCCTAGCCGCGGATGTCTTGCCAATGCCGTGCGGACCATGGAGGAGATAGATCGGAGCAAGCTTTCCTTGAGAAACAGCATTTGAAAGAGACTGTGCAACAACA
This sequence is a window from Aegilops tauschii subsp. strangulata cultivar AL8/78 chromosome 7, Aet v6.0, whole genome shotgun sequence. Protein-coding genes within it:
- the LOC109760991 gene encoding protein STICHEL-like 2, producing MIEGRRHSVDIPISRALVAVMRSRSLRDPDTNSLAKFSTKKTIWEGCSLEEDDVEASNYGRHSFSYNMYDHVQRRREEFGSRLANSPINIIKANARVKAALHNQNCCSAIPGMSRAAKDRAFSLVIEGEELGRSEPQEGARSLLQKYRPKSFSELAGQNVVAQSLSNAVSQGKLAPIYLLHGPHGIGKTSAARVFAAALNCLSPGGNQPCGHCEECVAIFSGNSSSVVEVDASKLDCKSRVAVLLRNACEIPASSHFKVLIVDDCQHMDKEGWYSIYSSLEGIPASSIFVMITSDIDKLPSNSAGWCQSYRFCKIDDAEIVRRLSKICTKEGMEFEAEALELLARKASGSIRDAVQMLDQLTLLGKRISKSVTYDLIGDVSDEELLDLLNLSMSSDAATIVRRARELLSSKVDPMQLLAQLANLIMDILAAKHPSDSSEVRKVTGKNTSAEVDVHKLRNALEILSETEKQLKTTKNQSTWLTAALLQFNMREPYCLEALDDTAVSSMFTESQTDDGAAALKDESLETSSHLCYQNKLGCLDMNLGDPDVLETIWMKALENCTSKSLHNLLQKDGKLSSLYTTQGVAVAELQFCHPEEVPTSESFWMPLVVSLQNLLKCNVDIRINLSPISISNRTVSKNSSVSLVMQSREDQQAQNPVATDCRTVASSRRECPLPPLPGQQPKEKASHILGCLHGADSDAGDAESRILSYQKISVIPEASTTGIVASRAGERTPKVDELKGRRRGGCFSEILPCGACAPSRKSQPRDKHRAPRSRKGLFSCCFCKIRPDCRTRADAVYRSETQEVFHG